The following coding sequences lie in one Enterococcus sp. 9E7_DIV0242 genomic window:
- a CDS encoding glycoside hydrolase family 1 protein produces MSNFPKNFLWGGATAANQCEGAYIEDGKGLTVQDVTRKGWREAPSEEPKEDNLKLVGIDFYHRYKEDIRLFAEMGFKVFRLSIAWARIFPKGDEQEPNEAGLKFYDDLFDECLKYGIEPLVTLSHYETPLHLTRTYDGWRNRKMIAFFEHYVRTVFKRYKGKVKYWLTFNEINSITHVPFLSGGINTPKAELSQQDIYQAIHHELVASAKAVKACHEIIPTAQIGCMILGVPVYPLTPEPKDVLQALKTERENFYFSDIQVRGYYPSYTKRFFKENDIQLDITEADKEALTHTVDFISFSYYMSVCESADPSKEAGEGNIIGGIPNPYLKASEWGWQIDPEGLRYYLNILYDRYQKPVFIVENGLGAVDELVELADGTKTVNDDYRIDYMNDHLVQVEEAIVDGVEIMGYTSWGCIDLVSFTTAELRKRYGFIYVDRNDDGSGTLERYKKKSFDWYKEVIGTNGNNLIK; encoded by the coding sequence ATGAGTAATTTTCCAAAAAATTTTTTATGGGGTGGCGCGACTGCTGCCAATCAATGTGAAGGAGCTTATATCGAAGACGGAAAGGGACTGACCGTTCAGGATGTGACACGCAAAGGCTGGCGAGAGGCACCGTCAGAAGAACCCAAAGAAGACAATTTGAAACTTGTCGGAATCGATTTCTACCATCGTTATAAGGAAGATATTCGCCTATTTGCGGAAATGGGCTTCAAAGTCTTTCGACTGTCGATAGCCTGGGCAAGAATTTTTCCGAAGGGGGATGAACAGGAGCCGAATGAAGCTGGCTTGAAGTTTTATGATGATCTTTTTGACGAATGTCTGAAATATGGGATCGAGCCGTTGGTTACGCTGTCTCATTACGAAACACCTCTGCATCTAACCAGAACCTATGACGGCTGGCGCAATCGCAAAATGATCGCGTTCTTTGAGCATTATGTACGAACTGTTTTTAAACGATATAAAGGCAAAGTGAAGTATTGGCTAACGTTCAACGAGATCAATTCGATCACTCATGTTCCTTTTTTAAGCGGGGGCATCAATACACCAAAGGCTGAACTGAGCCAACAGGATATTTATCAGGCCATTCATCATGAACTAGTCGCAAGTGCCAAAGCTGTTAAAGCCTGCCATGAAATCATACCTACTGCGCAGATTGGCTGTATGATTTTAGGCGTGCCGGTTTATCCGTTGACACCTGAACCAAAGGATGTCCTACAAGCTCTGAAAACAGAAAGAGAGAACTTCTATTTTTCAGATATTCAGGTAAGAGGGTATTATCCAAGCTACACCAAACGTTTCTTCAAAGAAAATGATATTCAGCTGGATATTACAGAAGCAGATAAGGAAGCCTTGACTCATACGGTAGATTTCATTTCCTTTAGTTATTATATGAGTGTCTGTGAATCAGCGGACCCAAGTAAGGAAGCAGGAGAGGGAAATATCATTGGTGGTATTCCTAACCCTTATTTGAAAGCGAGTGAATGGGGCTGGCAGATCGATCCGGAAGGGCTGCGCTACTATTTGAATATCCTTTATGATCGCTACCAAAAACCGGTCTTTATTGTGGAAAATGGATTAGGTGCTGTTGACGAGCTAGTGGAATTGGCGGATGGAACGAAAACCGTAAACGATGATTATCGAATTGATTATATGAATGATCATCTGGTGCAGGTGGAAGAAGCTATCGTGGATGGTGTAGAAATCATGGGCTATACTTCATGGGGCTGTATCGATTTGGTAAGCTTCACAACAGCTGAATTGAGAAAACGCTATGGCTTTATTTATGTTGATCGTAACGATGACGGTAGCGGAACTCTTGAAAGATATAAAAAGAAAAGCTTTGATTGGTACAAAGAAGTCATCGGAACAAACGGTAACAACTTAATCAAATAA
- a CDS encoding helix-turn-helix domain-containing protein — protein MYSLAKRLITEKDIRRKVELLEKLVNHPQLTAKQLAEQIQTTQRTVFNDIQGLRMELPEGWSLEADGNNGLSLSSTEHATTNEVWESFMKDSVSIQIVRALLSSKNVAVQNFLFEQGISFETLKRHISKLNKELKDFQLKIKVSSAAFQWLGEESSIRIFYHRLLLPFTHDNFFFDEYPIHQANYASFLRRLDRTMLKVDTEEIFGTCWFFINTIRIKTGCLIEKMPFKEEDVLFQLFHEELKTLYFSEGIQLTPTESFFTFFSFMESWNYSVPPTDELRALLTQNYDVLFSTCQEFIQRLSAKLNQPALNTAYLLDNLVLFLLKYYESRRLSDKFLMEYQELFPFSRKRFPELYQLIYDEIAYYDLAYLPRSNYVVNTVTLLVQEARYLVQPQQVTAYFLFQGEPAWKNFLFRELQDLTGNRVHLKAINSDELDKSQLAANDLILSNYPLTGKYEQTIVYISSIPTQNELQEIRELVQHFYF, from the coding sequence ATGTACTCACTAGCCAAACGACTGATCACTGAAAAGGATATCCGCAGAAAGGTAGAGCTGCTGGAAAAGCTGGTCAACCATCCGCAACTGACAGCCAAACAACTCGCTGAACAAATTCAAACCACACAACGAACGGTTTTCAATGACATCCAAGGCCTCCGGATGGAACTGCCAGAAGGCTGGTCATTAGAAGCAGACGGCAATAATGGTCTTTCACTTTCTTCTACAGAGCATGCAACAACCAATGAGGTGTGGGAATCTTTCATGAAAGATTCAGTCAGCATTCAAATCGTCAGAGCATTGCTTTCTTCAAAAAACGTTGCAGTTCAGAATTTCCTCTTTGAGCAGGGAATCTCATTTGAGACATTGAAGCGGCATATTTCAAAACTAAATAAGGAGCTAAAGGATTTTCAATTGAAAATCAAGGTATCCTCGGCTGCTTTTCAATGGCTTGGTGAGGAATCGAGTATCCGAATTTTTTATCATCGGCTATTGCTGCCATTTACACATGACAATTTCTTTTTTGATGAATACCCCATCCATCAAGCAAACTACGCTTCTTTTTTACGACGACTCGATCGGACGATGCTAAAGGTCGACACAGAAGAAATATTCGGTACCTGTTGGTTCTTTATCAACACAATCCGCATAAAAACGGGTTGTCTGATAGAAAAGATGCCTTTTAAAGAAGAAGATGTACTTTTTCAGCTGTTCCATGAAGAGCTGAAAACCTTGTATTTCTCTGAAGGAATACAATTGACTCCAACAGAATCATTTTTTACTTTTTTCTCGTTCATGGAAAGCTGGAATTACAGTGTCCCACCAACAGATGAGCTGAGAGCACTCTTGACACAAAACTATGACGTTCTTTTTTCTACTTGCCAAGAGTTTATACAGCGGCTCAGCGCCAAACTGAACCAACCAGCGCTTAATACTGCATATTTGTTGGATAATCTTGTGCTTTTCTTGCTAAAATATTACGAATCCAGACGCTTGTCAGATAAATTTTTAATGGAGTACCAAGAATTATTTCCCTTCAGCCGCAAACGATTTCCGGAGCTTTATCAGTTAATTTACGATGAGATTGCATACTATGATTTGGCTTATCTGCCTCGTTCAAACTATGTGGTCAATACCGTTACATTATTGGTACAGGAAGCACGCTATCTTGTTCAACCACAACAGGTTACCGCTTATTTTCTATTTCAGGGAGAACCCGCATGGAAAAATTTTTTATTTCGAGAATTGCAAGATCTAACAGGAAATAGGGTCCATCTCAAAGCAATCAATTCAGATGAATTGGATAAGTCACAATTAGCAGCAAACGATTTGATTCTCTCCAACTACCCGTTGACTGGTAAATATGAACAAACAATCGTTTACATTTCTTCGATTCCTACTCAAAATGAGCTGCAGGAAATACGCGAGCTGGTTCAGCACTTTTATTTTTAG
- a CDS encoding GNAT family N-acetyltransferase, whose protein sequence is MELHYLKEEQVKAAAELYISVFSKAPWNEEYDSFEQVETLIRNFMSESCYLNFIAVEETEVIGLCLGLKKPWIKGIEYYIDEFCVKTELQGKGIGTAFLARIEAEILGLGMDGMMLNTEKGVPAERFYLKNGFHQLDDLIVLGK, encoded by the coding sequence ATGGAGCTTCATTATTTAAAAGAGGAGCAGGTCAAAGCTGCTGCTGAGTTGTATATTTCGGTTTTCAGCAAAGCGCCGTGGAATGAAGAATATGACTCTTTTGAACAGGTAGAAACGCTAATCAGAAATTTTATGTCTGAATCCTGTTATTTGAATTTTATCGCAGTTGAAGAGACTGAGGTGATCGGACTTTGTTTGGGCTTGAAGAAGCCATGGATCAAAGGAATCGAATACTATATTGATGAGTTCTGTGTGAAAACAGAGCTACAGGGTAAAGGCATAGGGACTGCTTTTCTAGCTCGGATCGAAGCTGAAATCTTGGGTTTGGGTATGGATGGCATGATGCTGAACACAGAAAAAGGGGTACCGGCAGAGCGCTTTTATCTGAAGAATGGTTTTCATCAGCTTGACGATTTGATTGTACTTGGGAAATAG
- a CDS encoding HAD-IC family P-type ATPase, which produces MKWHKYTADDAIQTVNSSRSGLDNESRKQKLEQDGKNVLSKKNQLKTWQKVGKHFVDLLMIVLMVAAVLKGITGSYVEMGIILAVVIINGLIGYLQERKAEESLNGLKQMMGQEAVILSGGVRKTVASEDLVVGDIVLLKSGDVVPADIRLIETHDLVIEESALTGESLPVEKQVKLLEEDTPLGDRTNMAFSGTLVQDGSGSGVIVAVGDETEIGQINSALQSVQKQTTPLIRKMNQLNKQIFKGLIGFIVFLIFFTTLRHGMDINVLLSSVIALIVAVIPEGLPAVLTMILSMGVKEMAEEKAIVKSMPAVETLGSMTVICSDKTGTLTKNEMTVVDIILPEKAEKQVAIETAELDITSIMNNCQDLKLDGSQSVHELSGNPTELALLKFVDDKEVPFLEKKDKIPFSSAYKYMATAHELSTGEEVVFVKGAPEVLLELAQLTNAEQEYWKGQAAELAQKGQRVLGFAMKHVTKKHELTHEALTGLTMTGLAGIIDPPKESAIQAVAEAQQAGIAVKMITGDHKDTAIAIGKQIGLNHTAYALEGKDIDHLSDEELKKQVKTVDIFARTTPEHKLRIVTALQQNGEVVGMTGDGVNDAPALKKADIGIAMGIKGSEVSKQAADMVLADDNFATITRAVKEGRRIFDNLKKTINFFLPTALAQGLIVIFALMTNLPLPLTPVQILWVNMVTTITLSYALGFEPANKRIMERAPRDPKAPMLSGYSIFRIFYVSLLITVPAYFIAMQAESQLVQQTMLLQSIVLAQAFYMLNCRELLDPSINKAMFKNKAIFISLACLAVLQGVVLLVPIAQQAIGLTTLTTSQHLSILLNTFGIFLIVELEKLITKKIRKKKAKEVMA; this is translated from the coding sequence ATGAAATGGCATAAATATACAGCAGATGATGCGATACAAACAGTAAACAGTTCAAGAAGTGGATTAGATAATGAGTCAAGGAAGCAAAAACTGGAGCAAGACGGAAAAAATGTTCTATCAAAAAAAAATCAATTGAAAACATGGCAGAAAGTCGGTAAGCATTTCGTGGACCTGTTGATGATTGTCTTAATGGTAGCCGCTGTGCTAAAAGGAATTACCGGCAGTTACGTTGAGATGGGGATCATTTTGGCAGTGGTTATTATCAACGGCTTGATTGGGTATTTACAGGAGCGCAAGGCGGAAGAATCATTAAACGGCTTGAAGCAGATGATGGGGCAAGAAGCAGTCATTCTTTCCGGCGGTGTCAGAAAAACAGTTGCTTCTGAGGACTTGGTTGTTGGTGATATCGTCCTATTGAAAAGTGGAGATGTTGTACCGGCAGATATTCGTTTGATTGAAACCCATGATTTGGTTATTGAAGAGTCTGCGTTGACAGGAGAATCATTACCGGTTGAAAAGCAAGTGAAGCTGTTAGAGGAAGACACGCCTTTGGGAGATAGAACCAACATGGCATTCTCAGGAACGCTCGTACAGGATGGATCAGGAAGCGGCGTAATTGTTGCGGTGGGAGACGAGACAGAAATTGGGCAAATCAATTCTGCTCTACAGTCTGTACAAAAGCAGACGACACCTTTAATTCGGAAGATGAACCAGTTGAATAAGCAGATATTCAAAGGGCTGATCGGTTTCATTGTCTTCCTAATATTTTTTACTACATTGAGACACGGAATGGATATCAATGTGTTGCTTTCTTCTGTGATCGCCTTGATCGTTGCTGTAATTCCTGAGGGACTACCAGCAGTACTGACAATGATTTTGTCCATGGGTGTAAAGGAAATGGCGGAGGAAAAAGCGATTGTCAAAAGCATGCCGGCAGTCGAAACATTAGGGTCAATGACCGTGATATGTTCGGATAAAACTGGGACATTAACAAAGAATGAAATGACGGTTGTTGATATTATTTTGCCAGAGAAGGCGGAAAAACAAGTAGCTATTGAAACAGCTGAGCTGGATATTACATCTATTATGAACAACTGTCAGGATTTAAAGCTTGACGGTAGTCAATCGGTTCATGAGCTGAGTGGTAATCCAACAGAGTTGGCACTGTTGAAGTTTGTCGATGATAAGGAAGTCCCTTTTTTAGAGAAGAAGGATAAGATCCCCTTTAGCTCAGCATACAAATACATGGCAACAGCTCATGAGCTTTCTACCGGGGAAGAGGTTGTCTTTGTCAAAGGTGCGCCGGAGGTATTGTTGGAGCTGGCACAGCTGACGAATGCAGAGCAGGAATACTGGAAGGGGCAGGCGGCAGAGTTGGCGCAAAAGGGACAGCGGGTTCTAGGTTTCGCAATGAAACATGTAACGAAAAAGCATGAGCTGACACACGAGGCATTGACAGGCTTGACGATGACTGGTTTGGCTGGAATCATTGATCCACCAAAGGAGTCTGCGATTCAAGCGGTAGCCGAAGCTCAACAAGCGGGCATTGCTGTAAAAATGATTACAGGTGACCACAAAGACACGGCGATCGCGATTGGAAAACAAATTGGGTTGAACCATACAGCGTATGCGCTAGAAGGGAAAGATATCGACCATTTATCCGATGAAGAGCTGAAAAAACAGGTGAAAACCGTCGATATTTTCGCCAGAACGACACCTGAGCATAAACTGAGGATCGTTACGGCGTTACAACAAAATGGTGAAGTGGTAGGAATGACCGGTGATGGTGTAAATGATGCCCCCGCATTGAAGAAGGCAGATATCGGTATTGCGATGGGTATCAAAGGGAGCGAGGTAAGTAAACAGGCGGCTGATATGGTTTTGGCAGATGATAATTTTGCGACGATCACCAGAGCCGTCAAGGAAGGCAGACGTATTTTTGATAACCTGAAAAAGACGATCAACTTCTTTTTACCAACTGCTTTGGCCCAAGGGTTGATCGTTATCTTCGCCTTGATGACCAACTTGCCGCTTCCGTTGACACCTGTTCAAATTCTTTGGGTAAATATGGTCACAACAATTACTCTTTCATATGCATTGGGCTTTGAGCCGGCAAATAAGAGAATCATGGAAAGAGCACCACGTGATCCGAAAGCACCGATGCTCTCAGGTTACAGTATTTTCCGGATTTTCTATGTCTCACTATTGATCACTGTTCCGGCGTACTTTATTGCTATGCAAGCGGAAAGTCAACTAGTCCAGCAAACGATGTTGCTACAAAGTATTGTATTGGCACAGGCCTTTTACATGTTAAACTGTCGTGAGCTACTTGACCCATCGATCAACAAGGCAATGTTTAAGAATAAAGCGATCTTTATCTCTCTAGCCTGTCTAGCTGTTCTTCAAGGCGTGGTATTGCTTGTACCGATTGCTCAACAAGCGATTGGCCTGACGACTTTAACTACATCACAACATCTTTCAATTCTTTTGAATACTTTTGGGATCTTCCTAATTGTGGAGCTAGAGAAGCTGATTACCAAGAAAATCAGAAAAAAGAAAGCAAAGGAGGTGATGGCGTAA
- a CDS encoding beta-glucoside-specific PTS transporter subunit IIABC produces MKYTESAKKIFELVGGEANIRSVTHCMTRLRFVLKNEGTVNDEAVKAVPGVMGVMKKGGQYQIIMGNDVANYYKELLKLGSFSNSEAEPEEKKNLFEAFVDVISGCMSPLIPAMLGGGMIKVLLIILPLLGILDEESKSFAVLTFFGDAPFYFMPIMLAYTAAQKFKVTPMLAVTVGGIMLHPNFVSLVAEGEPLSIFGLPITLASYSSSVIPILIMVWLMKYIEAFFDKIIPTVMKSFMKPLFIIVISGIIALVVVGPLGTFAGEGLSAGIIWIQSKAGWLALGLMAAFMPLIVMTGMHWAFAPIFLIASPVTPDVLILPAMLAANLAQGAAALAVSLKAKDKDLKQVALASGISALLAGVTEPALYGVTLKYKKPLYAAMISGAICGVYMGITGLETYAFAVPSLVALPQFIGGEGNGNIINACIVAAVSIILTFVLTWIFGIDEEPVGTDAVDIELIEAGSSDPKKILAPVKGKVIPLSKVNDTAFSSKVMGEGIAILPESDTIVAPFDGVVSAVFPTKHAIGLTSEAGLELLIHVGIDTVELNGQYFEVLIEPEAHVKVGQPLLKVDFDGIKKAGYDIVTPLIVTNSDQFIEVVPKDEMVAADYNEAVLYVV; encoded by the coding sequence ATGAAGTATACAGAATCAGCAAAAAAAATCTTTGAACTAGTTGGTGGTGAAGCCAATATTCGTTCAGTTACCCATTGTATGACTCGCTTGCGTTTTGTTTTAAAGAATGAAGGAACCGTAAACGATGAAGCAGTCAAAGCGGTACCGGGTGTTATGGGGGTCATGAAAAAAGGCGGCCAATACCAAATCATTATGGGAAATGATGTTGCGAATTATTATAAAGAGCTACTTAAGCTTGGGAGCTTTAGTAATTCTGAGGCGGAGCCGGAGGAAAAGAAAAACCTGTTTGAAGCTTTTGTCGATGTGATTTCCGGCTGTATGTCACCGTTGATCCCTGCTATGCTGGGGGGCGGTATGATCAAGGTATTATTGATTATTTTACCGTTGCTGGGCATTTTAGATGAAGAATCGAAGAGCTTTGCGGTCTTGACGTTTTTCGGTGATGCGCCATTTTACTTTATGCCGATCATGTTAGCTTATACGGCTGCACAGAAATTTAAAGTAACGCCTATGCTGGCAGTAACTGTTGGAGGAATCATGCTGCATCCGAATTTTGTCAGTCTGGTTGCTGAGGGAGAACCGCTGAGCATTTTCGGTCTGCCAATTACATTAGCCTCTTATAGTTCATCGGTGATTCCGATATTGATCATGGTTTGGTTGATGAAATATATAGAAGCATTCTTTGATAAGATTATCCCAACGGTAATGAAAAGCTTTATGAAGCCGTTGTTTATCATTGTGATTTCTGGAATTATTGCCTTAGTAGTTGTCGGCCCATTAGGTACTTTTGCCGGAGAAGGCTTGTCTGCGGGAATCATCTGGATTCAAAGTAAAGCCGGCTGGTTGGCACTTGGGCTGATGGCGGCGTTCATGCCGTTGATCGTTATGACAGGGATGCACTGGGCCTTCGCTCCGATATTCTTGATTGCGTCTCCAGTCACACCGGATGTCTTGATTTTACCTGCAATGTTGGCCGCTAATTTGGCACAAGGAGCAGCTGCGTTAGCTGTATCTTTGAAAGCGAAGGATAAAGATTTAAAACAGGTCGCCTTAGCTTCCGGGATCTCAGCGTTACTTGCCGGTGTAACTGAGCCGGCATTATATGGGGTCACATTAAAATATAAGAAGCCCTTATATGCGGCCATGATTTCAGGAGCAATCTGTGGGGTATACATGGGAATCACAGGTCTGGAAACTTATGCTTTCGCAGTTCCGTCATTAGTCGCATTGCCGCAGTTTATCGGTGGCGAAGGAAACGGAAATATCATCAATGCCTGTATCGTTGCGGCAGTATCGATTATTCTTACCTTTGTTTTGACTTGGATTTTTGGCATTGATGAAGAACCTGTTGGGACGGATGCTGTAGATATTGAATTGATTGAAGCTGGAAGCAGCGATCCGAAAAAGATTTTAGCCCCTGTAAAAGGAAAAGTGATTCCCTTAAGCAAGGTCAATGACACTGCATTTTCAAGCAAGGTAATGGGTGAAGGAATTGCCATTTTGCCAGAGTCAGATACAATTGTTGCTCCATTTGATGGTGTCGTATCCGCTGTTTTTCCAACAAAGCATGCAATTGGGCTGACTAGTGAGGCAGGATTAGAGCTGTTGATTCATGTTGGTATTGATACGGTGGAGTTGAATGGACAATATTTTGAGGTGCTTATTGAACCAGAGGCACATGTCAAAGTCGGACAGCCTTTGTTGAAAGTGGACTTTGATGGTATAAAAAAAGCTGGCTATGATATTGTTACACCATTGATTGTCACGAATTCTGATCAATTTATTGAGGTTGTGCCGAAGGATGAAATGGTAGCAGCTGACTATAATGAAGCCGTATTGTATGTTGTATAG
- the licT gene encoding BglG family transcription antiterminator LicT: MIIKRVLNNNTIMSSNSKGVDVLLMGRGIAFGKKKGSSVDMELVEKTFLLRDKATQNRFTELLIDVPMEHILVAEKIINFGKIKLGKNLNEIIYVNLTDHIHSAVERYADGTILKNPLRWDIARFYPDEYVVGEKAVEIVRKDLGVAFEIDEAAFIATHFVNAEMDRGGDLAYEIAEITKQIEEIIKTHYRTEFDEASLDYYRFVTHVKFFAQRLLMSDHYDDDDAELLDTLKKKYESEYECALKIGAYVNDQFEYELSSTELLYLTAHIRRITKNL, from the coding sequence ATGATCATAAAAAGAGTGTTAAATAATAATACAATCATGTCTTCGAACAGCAAGGGTGTTGACGTATTGCTGATGGGACGGGGCATTGCCTTTGGGAAAAAGAAGGGTAGCTCTGTTGATATGGAGCTAGTCGAAAAAACTTTTTTACTTCGAGACAAAGCAACTCAGAATCGATTTACGGAGCTGCTGATTGATGTGCCGATGGAGCATATCCTGGTGGCTGAAAAAATCATCAACTTCGGAAAAATCAAGCTTGGTAAAAATCTGAATGAAATCATTTATGTCAATCTAACGGATCATATTCATTCTGCGGTAGAACGTTACGCAGATGGAACTATCTTAAAAAATCCGTTGCGTTGGGATATTGCGCGCTTTTATCCTGATGAGTATGTAGTAGGAGAAAAAGCAGTAGAAATCGTTCGTAAGGATCTAGGTGTTGCCTTTGAAATCGATGAGGCGGCATTTATTGCGACACATTTTGTCAATGCTGAAATGGATCGTGGTGGTGATTTGGCTTATGAAATCGCGGAGATTACCAAGCAGATAGAAGAAATCATCAAAACGCATTACCGGACAGAGTTTGATGAAGCATCTTTGGACTACTATCGCTTTGTCACACATGTGAAGTTTTTTGCCCAACGCTTGTTGATGAGCGATCATTACGATGACGATGATGCTGAGCTGTTGGATACGTTGAAAAAGAAGTATGAATCAGAGTATGAATGTGCGTTGAAAATAGGAGCCTATGTTAATGATCAGTTTGAGTATGAATTGAGCTCGACGGAACTGCTCTATCTGACTGCTCATATTCGCAGAATCACAAAAAATTTATAA
- a CDS encoding ABC transporter permease: MFAIIRRNWQMYRRYFPFTLFINRILGSAFQLISIWLIANFLFNNQVSPKMSGYMTTDHYFTYAAIGILFYNLGVATLMNVGRALITEVREGTLMSLLITPYKVFQYFSGVFLEQLWRTLLEFAALLGISQLLGADFSGIRLWAWLAGILFTVWVSFGMSIFLANIMLQLRDTYISQNTLFILIYLVSGITFPKELLPKFLQLIGELLPLTQALEVFRILCFQPESYTRLPYLITIGFSSSLVYLFAGLYWYRKTEQKIISYIFE; the protein is encoded by the coding sequence TTGTTTGCAATTATTCGTAGAAATTGGCAGATGTACCGCCGCTATTTCCCATTTACCTTATTTATCAATCGCATTTTAGGCTCTGCTTTTCAGCTGATCAGTATTTGGCTGATTGCCAATTTTCTGTTCAACAATCAGGTGAGCCCCAAAATGTCTGGCTATATGACCACCGATCATTATTTTACTTATGCAGCGATCGGCATCCTTTTTTATAACCTGGGCGTTGCAACCTTGATGAACGTCGGTCGAGCACTAATTACCGAAGTCCGTGAAGGAACCTTGATGAGTCTGCTGATCACCCCCTATAAAGTCTTTCAGTATTTTTCCGGTGTATTTTTAGAACAGCTATGGCGAACCCTTTTGGAATTTGCTGCACTGTTGGGAATCAGTCAACTGTTGGGTGCTGATTTTTCCGGTATCCGCCTGTGGGCTTGGCTAGCCGGTATTCTTTTTACAGTCTGGGTTTCCTTTGGTATGAGCATCTTTCTGGCCAATATCATGCTCCAATTGCGAGATACCTACATCAGTCAGAATACCTTATTCATCCTTATTTACCTTGTTTCAGGTATTACTTTTCCTAAAGAGCTACTCCCTAAATTTTTACAGCTGATTGGAGAGCTGCTGCCACTTACACAAGCATTAGAGGTCTTTCGAATCCTTTGCTTTCAGCCGGAAAGTTATACTCGTCTTCCTTATTTAATCACCATAGGGTTTAGCAGCTCACTCGTTTATTTATTTGCCGGACTTTACTGGTATAGAAAAACAGAACAGAAAATCATCAGCTACATTTTCGAATAG
- a CDS encoding ABC transporter ATP-binding protein — protein sequence MLEAINLYKYYTTKTRLGLFKSEKITKQATNNLSLTLPPGKIIGVLGENGAGKTTLIKMLTTLLLPDEGTILLDGTDINSQLKQTRQRINMIAGGERNIYWRLNAIENLQYFGSLYDLSAEEIAKRSEQLLKQLELWEKRHIPVEQFSKGMKQRLQIAKGLINNPDYLFLDEPTLGLDVQIAKELRQTIKQLAKKEGKGILLTTHYMAEAEELCDYIYIIDDGSILLSGTKEELFSQLNLTKQVVFRLPLMDEEVVDSYLTTWPEPFELARQSDTLEVRLFTNQPDLRKIINFFSDKNIDLQQIEIVHPTLESALLASKESRVEQ from the coding sequence ATGTTAGAAGCAATCAATCTTTATAAATACTACACAACCAAGACACGCTTAGGACTTTTCAAAAGCGAAAAAATAACGAAGCAGGCAACAAATAATCTGTCACTAACTCTTCCACCTGGTAAAATCATTGGTGTTTTGGGTGAAAACGGCGCAGGAAAAACAACATTGATAAAAATGCTGACAACTTTGCTTCTACCTGACGAAGGAACGATTTTGCTGGATGGTACAGATATCAACAGCCAGCTAAAACAAACACGGCAACGAATCAACATGATAGCGGGAGGCGAACGGAATATTTACTGGCGTTTGAATGCTATTGAAAATTTACAATATTTTGGTTCCCTTTATGACCTATCAGCCGAGGAAATCGCTAAGCGATCTGAACAGCTATTGAAGCAGCTAGAGCTGTGGGAAAAACGCCATATCCCTGTTGAACAGTTTTCAAAAGGAATGAAGCAACGCCTACAAATTGCCAAAGGCCTAATCAACAACCCAGACTATCTTTTTTTAGACGAACCGACACTTGGTTTGGATGTACAAATTGCCAAGGAGCTGCGACAAACAATCAAACAATTGGCAAAGAAAGAAGGCAAAGGTATTTTACTGACGACCCATTATATGGCGGAAGCAGAAGAGCTGTGTGACTATATTTATATCATTGATGATGGCTCGATTTTACTATCCGGAACGAAAGAAGAACTCTTCTCCCAGCTGAACTTAACGAAACAGGTTGTTTTTCGTCTGCCGCTCATGGATGAAGAAGTTGTCGATAGCTATTTAACGACTTGGCCCGAACCCTTTGAATTAGCTCGGCAAAGTGATACTTTGGAAGTGCGCTTATTTACCAATCAGCCGGATCTCCGGAAAATCATCAATTTCTTTTCTGATAAAAACATAGACCTGCAACAAATAGAAATCGTCCATCCAACCTTGGAATCTGCCTTGTTGGCTTCAAAAGAAAGCAGGGTGGAACAATGA